TGTGCATCTCTTAATTCTTTTCTATATATTTTATTTAACCAGTATTTTTTAGTAATAGACTCAACTATATGATTGTTTAGCCCTTGTAAGCTAAATCCCATATTAGCATTTTCATTTACTCTCCAATCATCTAAGGAAACATATTCATCTATTAGACTTTCAGCATCCATGAATAAGTTTCTAACGTCTCTCATTTCTTCACGTTTTTTTCTATAAAGTATGTATGACTTAGCAGTTTTAGCATGACCTTCTTCTATAAGTACTTTTTCTACTATATCTTGTATGTCTTCAACTGTAGGTATTCCACCACTAAATGCTTCTTGAACAATATTTAAGGCTAAATGTGATAACCTTGAAGCTTCTTTTTTATCCGTTCCACCTACTGATTTTGCAGCAGAAAAAATAGCATCTTCTATCTTATCTAAATTAAAATCTACTATATCACCATTTCTTTTCTGAATTCTTGACACCATGTCTTCATCCCCTTTATATTGTGGTATATGTCCTTTATATTAATATATATTGTATAGACAAACCATTTATTATTATAAAATAGTTACAATTTATACACAAGTTTGAGACTTTCTTTTATATCTCTAATTTTTTTGTTTATATCATTCAAGCTATTATTTACATCATTTATAAAAAAAGTGTTTATCTTATTCAATTTAGGATAAGATATAACATAGAAATGTATGATGGGAGTGATATGTTTGAATACTATAGATATCCTAGTTAGTGAACATGATAATATAAAAAGAGTTATAAAAATAGTAAGAAAAGTATGTTTTGATATTATAAACGGAATGGAAGTACCATATGAAGATTTCTATGGAATAATAGACTTTATAAGAAATTATGCTGATAAATATCATCATGGGAAAGAAGAAGACATGTTGTTTAAAGACATGTTAGATGAATTAAAGGACACTATAGGAGAAGGTCCTATACAAGGTATGTTTATCGAACATGACTACGGAAGAAACTATGTTCGTGAATTGGAAGTGGCTTTAGGCTCTCACAAAGAAGGAAATAAAGAAGCTATCGTTGATATTATAGCTAATGCTGGTGGATATGCTAATCTATTAACTAGACATATTCATAAAGAAGATAATGTTATGTATAAATATGCTACTAATAATTTAAAGCAAGAAACCCTTAATAAGCTAGATGTTCAATTTAAAGATTTTGAAGCAACGCAAGAACATTTAGACTTAAAAGACAAATACATGACTTTTATTGATAAACTAGAAGCAAAATATCTATAAAATTAAAAAGTGGTCTAATGACCACTTTTTTAATATGCATATTTATCTAAATAATATAAAACAACTTTTGCAGCCTCTTTTGCCCTGTTTTTATCTATATTATCTATGGTATCTTTTGGAGTATGATATCCACTCTTTAAATCCATGTGAATCAAAGTAACTGCATCTATGTTTTTAGCTGCAAATGATGCATGATCACTTCCTTGACTTACTCCTGCCTTACTTTCTATACCTAATTTTCTAGAATACTTTAAAAATTCATTTCTTAATTTAACATTTCTAGCATCATAGCTCACTAATTCAAGTGGAACTTTTCTTTTAGAACCTACCATATCCAAATTTATAACTTTAGTTTTTTCATTTAAAGGATACACCGGATTATATACATAATGCTTAGAACCATATAACCCTTCCTCTTCTCCATTATATCCTATAAATATTATGGTTTTCTTAGGCTTGATCCTATTCTCTTTTAGTACTCTAGCAATCTCCATCATAACAGAAGTTCCTGAAGCATTATCTAAAGCTCCTGGATTATATGTTCCATTCTTATTATCTCCAACATGATCAAAATGAGCTCCTATAATTATATATTCATCTTTTAGTTTTTTATCATTGCCTTCTATGGCGCCTATAACATTAGAAGCTTTTACATTTTCTATACTATAATATGCAGCCATATGTATATCCATATTTTCTTTTGACAGTTTTGCTATTTGCCTAAATGTTTCAGATTCAGCCATAAAAAGCATAGGTCCGTTTTTTACAAAGTTATCAATTGGTGGAGCATTCGGTCCTACTACAAACGTACTATACTTATCCTTTTCACTTTTCAAGTCTACTTCATATATAATTCCTTTTATTTTTATCTTATTAGAAATAAGTTGAGATAATAAATTTGCAAATCCTGTCTTTTCCATAGCTTTCTTTGAAACTAATACTACTTTATCTTCAAACTGATTAATGTCTTTCGCAAAATCTTTTACTTCTTCTATTAATATGCTTTTTCCACTAGCTGATCCACTTATACTTAAGGATGAAAAATATGTAGCAACAGAAAAATCTTTTAAATAATCATATTGTTTTACTATTTTCCCATCATCGTCTATTATATTAAGAACCGGAGCTTTGTTCGTAAATCTAACGTTTTGTTTATAGTTCTGCCTAAAGTCTTTTAGAGTATCTGGACTCTTAAGTCCTATATTCTTAAAGTGGTTTATTATATATTCAGTAGCAAGCTCGTTTCCTGCAGTTCCTACAAGTCTCCCATCATATTTTTTTGAAGTTAGTTTCTTTATAGTGTTGTATATGTTATTTGCATTTAGTAAACTTACATCAATATTTTTAAATGTATCATTTCTTGCATTATGTGCTCTTATATTTGTATATCCTATAATCAGGGTAATTACAAGTACAATAGCCACTAGTATAGATATTCTCTTTTTATTTCTCAAGTTTAATCCTCCTTAAGATTATTATGAGTATTTTAGAATATAAAATATCCATACTATATAATATTTCCTAATTAGTTATTTATACGATTAAATTTTAGTCTATTCTTAGGATTTATTATGTGATTTTAAAATGTAAAGCCATATATCAAAAACATATGGCTTTATTAACTAAATTTTATATTTGATTTTCTTTAATATTAATAATCTTCAAGTTCTAAATTTAAATCATTTAGTAACGTATCTATCTCTAATTTAATAGAGTCAATATTGTTAAAAAATATAGATGGTTTTAAACTATCTTCTTTCATTGCAGGAAGCCAATCATTCATAAATTCATATAGGTCAATCTTTTTAGGCTTATAATTTTCCCATTCATGTTTAGCACAAAACTCAGCAAATTCCTTTCTCGGCCAAAGTGGTAGTAACATATTTCCATCATCATCTTCTGAAACTGCCCATCCATCATCATATAGTCCCCATACTTCTTCATAGTCTACTACTTTTTTTATAAAGTAACTATATCTTTTTGCCCTTGGTAATTTTAAAACAGATTCAAATTCTTTAATATTCAAAATATATAATTTCTCCTTTTTCTCATACAATCTATTTTATATCTTGTCTTATAACTTTTATGACTTGCAGGTCACTACATCTCTTTTCCTGCTTCACATCCATATATATGAGCAAGTTGATATTCTTTATAAGCACTCTAATAGATTTTATTATCTAGAAGTTTTTCACTATTAATCCTCTTTCTCTATTCCTACTTCTTTCAAAAGTTCTAGAGTCTTGTCAAATATATACTTTACTTTTTCATCATAATCATATAAATCAGTTAACATTCCTCTAGTAAAGAAAAATGCATATTTATATACATTCCAAATATATATATTATCTATTAAATATCCATCTTCATCATTCCCTATTAACTTTCCGTTTAAATCAGTAACAGCAATTGATACATAAGAACTATATCCTAACTCTAAGCATTGAAGAAAATTTGCGGAAATAAGTTCTGCATTAATTCTATATGGATCTATTGTTCTTTCTACTTCCAAATATACTAAGTATTCAGTATCCTTTATCAAAATATCTACAGCATCTAAGACATCTAAAACCGCTCTTTCAAACTCTTTTTCTATTTTTATAATGTCTTCTTGTTTAATTTCATTCAATTTAATATTATCCATATTGCTCACCTTTGGCTATTTTTCTAGCTTTCGTTTCATTACCTTTTTTAAGTTATACTTTAATCATAATTAAGCAAACTATATAAGATTTCTTCTATTTCTTTTTCTAATTCCTCTATTGTCAAACAATATAAAGTTCCACTTCCATATCTAGAATATCCCGTTGAATAATACCACAATTCTATACCAGTCTGAAAATAGTCAAATTCTCTACTTTCTTCTGTTCCATCATCATAGTAAAAACTTATCATTGAACGATATTCTGGTTCCAAGTAGCCATTATCTGTAAGTGATTCTATTTCGTCTCCATCTATATCTCTGGCTACTTTTAACTCAAGGTTTCTTTTTCCTGCTTTCTCAAATAAATCTTTATATTTATTTTCATACTTAATACATAATTCTTCACTACTTTTTTCTAAATCTCTTATCTTAGACTTTATATCTTCATTTATTTCCGAATATGGTATTTTTACATAATTTAAATTATCGTTTATATTATTTTGTTCTTTTTCTTTCTTTATGAGGTTAAACAATTTTTTTAAAATCATGTTGTTATCCTCACTTCTGATTTTATTTATAATGTAGAAAATAAATTTAAGTAAATAAATAAAACTTTATATTCGATTGAACTTAAATATAAAGATTCCATAAGCTAAGTTACCTTTGTGATTTAATTTACTATTCTAGTTTATCTACACAATAAAACTATATATTACTAATATTTAATTTTTTATAAAATATCATTGATTTTCAATGTTTATAAATAGCTTCTTCCAATTTTATCAATTAAATCCTCTAATTTAATTCCTAATTCGTTTGGTTCATCATTATCATTAAGTCCAACTTTTACAAACTCATCATTTATCACATTCCGTAAATCATTTCCTAGCTCTTCATCTACTTCTATTGTTTTTTCATCGTCTAATACCCATAAAAGATCAGGTCTATTAGATCTTAGACATTCTCTTAATATTTCTAACATTTCATTATTAAGTTTTAACATTATTCTATCTCCCTCTTATAGCCTCATATTTTTATCATATGTAGTTTTCACTTTTCAACTATTATTAGCTTAATTAATGACTTTCTTTATGTAAACTGAACTAGACTTTAAGCTTAAAAAGTTTAAAGTCTAGTTCAAGATATCCTATAATTACTTAAGCATTTATTTCCACTTAAAAAGTGTAACTTTATTTATCAATAAATCATCTTTGTTTTGTAACTCTTCTGTTAGGTCCTCTCCTCCCCAACTAGGTGTAAATAAATGAACATGATCATTGTCAGCAGCATTAATTAAAATATCAATTTCTTCTTTTAATAGCTGTAATCCTTCTTTTGTTGCATGTATTTCTAGTTCATTCCTATCATCTGAAATCTCAAATGTTAATAAATAATCATCGCACATTTTATGCCTCCTATATTATAATCAGCTTTTATCAAATTCTCTCCAGAATTCATCTTCTTCTAATAAATGCTCTAATGTATAATAACTATATAAATCAAAATAAATCTCAGCTTTTATATCACTTGCAAATTCAATAATATCTTTTTCAAGAACCATAGCAGGAGTTTGACCGTTTCTAAAGTTTGTACTTATTGAAAATAAACATTCAAGATCATACGTTTCTGTAATATCATTTATAATATCTTTCTTATATTTTATTTTGCTTATTATCTTAGTTAATTGATCATTTATATAATAGGATTCTTCATAATCTGTGCATACTTCCCAACAAGTATCTATATTTCTTATGTTTGCTCCTTCTATTGTATCTCCTTTTATCCAATATCTATTAGGCTTAATTTTCAATCTATCTGTTATTAGATTTACTAAATTGAAATCTAATTTATCTCCAGTAATTATAAATTCTACTTTTACTTTTGGCTTTTCCAAGATAAATGTCTCCTTATTATTTGTATGATTAAATATTTATTCACTTCTTTTTCATTAATTAATATATAGACTATTTCTTAATTCCTTAAAAACTCTTAACTATTTGTTATACTTTTTATCACTTAGTTACTATGGGTTAGTTTAAAATTTAAAAATTCTAGCGATATAACCATATAAATCACTGAGTTATAGTAATTTAACCATTTATCATACAGTTTTAAAAATTACTTATGTTGGTTTTGATAAGTTTTCCAAACTATAACAATCATATATATCAAAATCAATTTCACTTTTTATATCATTCATAAATTCAATAACATCTCTTTTAAGATGAATCTTAGGTTTTTTGTTATTTTCAATACTTATTACTATCATAAGCAAACATTGTAAATTATAGTTAACCATAAGATCTTTCAAGATTTCTCTCTTATTATATATTAATGGCAAAATCTTATAAATTTGATCATTAATATCATAGCTTTCTTCATAACCTGTATTAATCTCCCAGCAACTTTCTATTCTTTTTCTATTGTTTCTCTTTATTATATCTCCTTTTAAATATGTTATATTTGGGGTAACCCCCAAACTATCAGTTATTGTATTTAATACATCTTCAGAATAGTCTCCTGTTATTGAAAATTCTACCATTACAGTTGTTCTCTCCAGAATATTACACCCCTTAATTATATATTTCTTATAATAGTTTTACTTTTTATATTATAGATTCGATTATAGAACTACATACATGTCGTACTTCTTTAACCTTCTTTCATTCAAATAACATTTCTTATTTATATTAAAAATATTATTCATTAGATTCAAAACAAAGTTAATAAATAAAAGAAGATGGTTTATTATTAATAATAAACCATCTTAAATTAAATTACTATTTATGTTACATAACTTTTATTTTTTTATTTATTATAAACTTTTTTTAGCCTTTATTTCTAATAACTTATTTAAACCTAAATATAAAGGTATTAAAATACTTCCAATATAAATCATCATTAGGATTAAACGGTTTATTGAATTTTGACATTATAAATAGTTTTTCTAGAAGGTAATTTTTATTTAAATCTTCTTTGACTATATCTGATGTACAATACCTCTTTTCTTTATAATGACTGTCTTTAATCGTAAGAATTAATTTTATTTCATCAACAGCTTTTATGATTTCCATTAATATATCTGTAAAATTTGTTATTTCATTAGGTGGTTCTTTTAGTATGCTCCAGTCTTCTCTTAGTGTCCTCATAAAATTATTTCCTTTTATAGGTACTATTGTTTCTAATGCTTGATAATTTGTTAACTCTCTTAATTTATTTTCTTCTATCTCATTATTCTCATCAATTTGTAATATCTCAAAATTGAGGTTTTCAATCTTCTTAATATAATTCATTATATTTTCGATATTTGATGTATTAAAGGTTAACATTTGAATATCTTCATATAAATTTTTCATCACTAATATCTCCCAAAATAAGTTCTATTCAAATTTAAATATTATTATGTCAAAGCACCAAAACCAAGGTTCATCTAAAAAAGAAAATGACAAGTTAAAAAGCCAATCAAGCAGGTTTTTTTCCTTAACTTCATCTTTATCTATATATTTAACTAAATATGAATCTTCTCGTTCTTCTGATGCTGTTGAAACTATAATTAAGTTTACTTTCTTAATGCTTTCTTTTTTTATAATATCTAATAATATTTCAACAAATTTTTTCACTTCAAAAGGTGGGTATTCTCTTTCTTCCCATTCATTATAATAACCTAAAAATTCATCTTCATCTAAAATAACTGTATCTTTGAATAAATAATTTTCAAAATATTTTCTTACTCCCTTATACCTACCATCTTTTCTCTTCATTTTTTCATCTATCTCTTCATTAACTAAAACATTGATACCTATTTCCTCAAATCTATTTATGGTAGATATTATTTCTTTCATATCATTATCCATTTCAATTGTTATTATTTGAGTACAATCAAATACTGCATCAGACATTATAAAATCTCCTTATTATATATATTCTATTTATTATCTTACAGTATCTTCTTTATGAGTCAATACTGTTGAACCATGAACAAGAAAGGTCCATACATTTTTACAAAATTCATCTGTATAAATAACTTTATGATTAGCTTTCCAGTATAAATTACCTAAGTACATTGAATAAATAAGCTCATGCGGGTCTTTTCTAACTAACCTTTCCTTTCTAATGACTTTATCTTCTTTTATATTTTTTATCTCTAAATATATATCAAAATAAGATATCTCATGTTTACATATAATACTGCAAATGTATTGTCTATTTGGACTCCTTTTTCTTTTATATATATAAGTATTTTGATAATCCAAGTCTATAATTTTTTGATAAGTGTCTTGAAAAATTTGTTTATCCCAATTATTTTCATTTGCCATCAAGTAAATTCCTCTTTGTAAAACATTCAAAATCATTTTTTTTCTTTCATGTTTACTTACAGAAAAATATTTATAACTATCAAATTCTACCTGAACATGGATATACTTATCAACTTGTCTGATATCAGTAGTTTTTAGTTTATCCTCAACACATTCTATAATTATTCTTTGTATATTATCAGTTTTAAACTTGGGTAGTAGTCTAGAATACAAAGACGCTATACATCTTGTTTCATTGTTAAAAGTGAACCATCTACTTTGATATAGGTTATCATAATCTATCTCAACAATTTCTTTTTCATCTTTAGATTTGCTTATAACTACTGTATTATTTATATGATTTATGTCATTAGGATATAGTTCTAATATGAAGCTCCTTAGATAAGCCACTTAATTTACCCCCTATCAATTACACATGTTGTTATATTAAAAATAGTAAATAATAAGTTTATTAGTCTTTATTTTAGTCTATCTAACAAAAGAACTATTGAATAAAATTAATCAACAGTTCTTTTTAATATAGATGAGAATAAATGTTCACTTAAAAATTAAAAGTATTTTCTTTATTTCTACTTCCTCTAAATGTTTCAAAGGCTTACCAAATATATAAAGTACTTAGTATTGCTTATTTCATTATTATGTTATTTTAAAATAATCTCCCTTATATTCTCCTTCAAGTGTATAAGCAACTTCATATTCCACTGTAATTGTCATACTAATATATCTTCTTTTGTTATATCTATAATTCAATGTAAAAGCGGACTTCTCTGGTGACACCTTTATTTTTGCCATATCTTTATTATGGAATGTATCCATATATCCTTCTTCTCATTCAGCTTTATAGCATTCCATAGCACCCCAGAAACTATCTATAGTTCGTTGTTCTATATTATTTTCTATTATCCAAGATTCCTAAATCTATCAATACATCTAAATATTTTATAATTTGAATAGCTAAGCTTATTTACATTTCATTTATGTATCTTAATCTTTAATTTAGTATACCTTTAGATTCAAGGTAGTTTACTGTAAGCAAACAAGCTATAAGAAATATAGCTCTTAATGGAAATACTACTGTAAATAAACTAAATAAAATATAATACAATAAGAACACTATTGATATGGCTATAATCTCACTGCTTTTTAGATATATTCCTATTATAAAAGATAATACGGACATAAATAGATATCCTCCCATGTCATACACATATAACACCTCGATTCTTTATACATAATCTAATAATTTCTTTTTTATTTCTAAATTTTATTATAATTATCTTGTTCTTTATAAAGCTTGTCTCATAGAAAGAGACTGCCTAAAAACACTTTATAACAATTACTTATTAAGACAGTCTCTTTATTTCAACTTAAATATATCTTAAAGGTAAACATTAATTTTAAAATTACCATTCTCTCCATTCTTCTGTTATATCTTCATCTATTTCTAAACCTGTAAGTTTAGCTAATTTATGAATAGAGTCACATAATTCTTCTCTCTCCATTGTTTCTATAAAGTAGTCTTCTTCCTCATCAAGTTTGTTAAAATCCTTTACTACTTTTTCTACACATTTCATTATATCTTTCTGTGATGGATTGTCTCCTAGCTTTTTCAGATTATTAGAATAAGTATCTAGTACTTTTTTTACTTTAATAAGATTTTCTCCTGTAAAAATCTCGTCTTTTTCTAATAAGTCTATATCACGATCTAATATTATATCTCCTTCGTATCCTATTCCCTCTAATATTTCAGGATGATTTTCTAGAGCCTTTTTAGTTTCTGTTGATACTGATCCATAACTTCCTAGTCCATAACTTCCACATATTTTAGGTCTGCGCTTTAATCTCTTTCCTTCTTCTGTGAAATATAGCTCTTTTTCTAAAAATTGAAACCCATAATCCTTTATGATATCATCTTCATTAATTGATATGTTTCCTATAGTTTTGAAATAGCCTTTTAACCATCCTTGATTATTTACTATATCTGGAGGATTTAATAGTTCATTTTTCATTAGATCATTTGGAATTTCTATACTCTTAGAAGGACAGTTATATATGAATATTAGATTCCAACCATTAATAAATCCATCTTCAGGATTTACTATATTTGTCTTAATAACAACTCCAAAAAAATATATGTCCTTTACAGGCTGTATTACAAATACATCTCCTTTCTTTGGCTTTTTTCTTGATGGTTCCATTTTAATTAAAATCATATTAAATAATCCTTTCTTAATATTAATTAATAATATCCATTTAGTTTTGTCCAGTCTTTTCTCCACTTTATAGTAACTCTAAACTAAGAATAAAAAATAAAATAGCCTATAACTTCATTTATGTTATGGCTATTTTACTTTTATTATCTCCTAAAAATCTTCATATTCAGACCAGATCACATCTTCTTCCTCTAGATTTTTTTCATATAGCTTTTCATAACTATCAACTAAATCCATAAAATATTTCAACGTATCTTCTAATGCTTCTTCACATGAATCTCCCATTCCAGCAATACCATCTTCCGTTCCATCTTGATGATTTCTTATTCTAATATTAGGAACTCCTTCATATTTGCCCTCTTAGTTTCCCAGAATCTTATTTTAAATTTTTCATAAGGAATTTTATTTAATGCCCATATTTCAAACTCTCCTACAAGTTTATTTATAGTTGTTACTCCTTTTATATCTATATACTTCCATTTATCCACGAACTCACTCCTTATTTTAAAACGTATAGTCAATAAGTCTAATAACTATAATTTATTTATTATTCTTTATTCAATAAATCACTCATACCATTTATCCTTAGGTGAATCAAGTCCTTTTAATTTATTTAGTTGATCTAAAGTTTTTTCTATCAAATCATTAAAGTTATTTTCAAGCATATCTGGAATTAAACTAAGTACATCCTCTAATTCACACCCTAAGGAATAAAGAAATGCTAATTCATCTAAGCCGCCTTCTTTCTCTATCTTATTTACTGTATATGGATTAAATATATAGTTTTCAGCCTCATCTATAGTTATAGCTTTATTTTTCAACGCATAGACTACTCCTAAATTCAACAAAAGTAACAATCTTTTTTTATCTACATTGTTATTTGCTCTCAAAATAGTTATACTATCTACCTCCCACTCGTTACTTCATCCATCCTTAACTTTTTTAGATATCTACTTACTTATTCTAAATATAGTGTTTAGAAATTAATTCTTATAAATACCTATAAAGCATAAATTTTGTAAGTATCTTAAATATCTATAATTATTCATTTATAACTACTTTATATGCCTTCTTAGCATCTTCTCCTTTTAACAACATCTTCAATGTCTCATGTTCTTCTTCATTATCTAATATAGGATTATTTTCATCTCCATACAATATCCCAGTAAAATTATTAACCCAATAATCCTTAATTTCTTTTAAATTTTCAAATAATATCATTTATTCATTCATAGTATACACCCCCATTATTTATCAAACCGATGCTTGTAATATTTTACATTAGCTTTATTAAAATATATAAGTTATAAGATACAGTATCTCTTTTTCAAGGAAACTTTGAGCTTATTTCCCTATCTTATTAATAAAGTTTAAAATTATAAAGCCATATAGAATATATGGCTTTATAAACTAAATTTTATATTTACTTAGACTTGAATCTATAGCTATGTTTATACTTTAATCTATTATTTTAATTTATCCGTATGGCAAATATATATAAACATTGCAATGTAAGCAATAAACAATATCATTCGTGCTAGAATCCATGTGAATAAACTAAGTAAAATACCATATATTAATGTTAATATTGATCCGACTATAGTATAACTACTTTTTCTATATATTCCATTTATTAAGCCTAATATAAATATAATAATAAAAGTTTCATTAATATTAGACAAGCGCATTATATATCTATTTTTCATTAATTAACAATGTCTATGTATTTACTAGTGATTCTATATCTTTTCTAATTGTAATACATTCGTATGACGTTTCATATATATATTTTATTTTTTAATTATCTTCATTTAAACTATACAAAATGCATAGAAAAAGTCTAATTATACATTAGTATATTTTTGTTGTTTAATAACAATTTTTTCATATATGAAAATAGTTATTGACTTTAGTTAAAATATTGTAATCATTAGAAATCTTCGAAAAAAAAGTTAATAATGTCAGGACTCAGACATTTTCAGTTGAAAAAATATAAAAAATCCTTTCAATAGAAATGATAAATTATAGTTTTCACTATTATCTTTCTATTAAAAGGATTCTTATTTAAATCTTTTTTAGTTTTATTAGAATAAATTTAATCTACTCTTAATGCTCTCATAGAATTTAAAACAGCTATTAGAGTTACTCCAACATCTGCAAATACTGCTTCCCACATAGTAGCTATTCCAAATGCTCCTAGCGCTAGAACTACTGCTTTTATTCCTAATGATAATACTATATTTTGAATAACTATTTTTTTAGTTTTTCTAGCTATTCTAATTGAAGTAGCTAGTTTAGTAGGTTCATCTGTCATTAAGACTACATCTGCTGCTTCTATAGCTGCATCTGATCCTAGTCCACCCATT
This sequence is a window from Gottschalkia purinilytica. Protein-coding genes within it:
- a CDS encoding M28 family metallopeptidase, coding for MRNKKRISILVAIVLVITLIIGYTNIRAHNARNDTFKNIDVSLLNANNIYNTIKKLTSKKYDGRLVGTAGNELATEYIINHFKNIGLKSPDTLKDFRQNYKQNVRFTNKAPVLNIIDDDGKIVKQYDYLKDFSVATYFSSLSISGSASGKSILIEEVKDFAKDINQFEDKVVLVSKKAMEKTGFANLLSQLISNKIKIKGIIYEVDLKSEKDKYSTFVVGPNAPPIDNFVKNGPMLFMAESETFRQIAKLSKENMDIHMAAYYSIENVKASNVIGAIEGNDKKLKDEYIIIGAHFDHVGDNKNGTYNPGALDNASGTSVMMEIARVLKENRIKPKKTIIFIGYNGEEEGLYGSKHYVYNPVYPLNEKTKVINLDMVGSKRKVPLELVSYDARNVKLRNEFLKYSRKLGIESKAGVSQGSDHASFAAKNIDAVTLIHMDLKSGYHTPKDTIDNIDKNRAKEAAKVVLYYLDKYAY
- a CDS encoding DUF3969 family protein, which codes for MRANNNVDKKRLLLLLNLGVVYALKNKAITIDEAENYIFNPYTVNKIEKEGGLDELAFLYSLGCELEDVLSLIPDMLENNFNDLIEKTLDQLNKLKGLDSPKDKWYE
- a CDS encoding Imm32 family immunity protein, with translation MCDDYLLTFEISDDRNELEIHATKEGLQLLKEEIDILINAADNDHVHLFTPSWGGEDLTEELQNKDDLLINKVTLFKWK
- a CDS encoding DUF2750 domain-containing protein; amino-acid sequence: MNIKEFESVLKLPRAKRYSYFIKKVVDYEEVWGLYDDGWAVSEDDDGNMLLPLWPRKEFAEFCAKHEWENYKPKKIDLYEFMNDWLPAMKEDSLKPSIFFNNIDSIKLEIDTLLNDLNLELEDY
- a CDS encoding DUF4279 domain-containing protein; the encoded protein is MEKPKVKVEFIITGDKLDFNLVNLITDRLKIKPNRYWIKGDTIEGANIRNIDTCWEVCTDYEESYYINDQLTKIISKIKYKKDIINDITETYDLECLFSISTNFRNGQTPAMVLEKDIIEFASDIKAEIYFDLYSYYTLEHLLEEDEFWREFDKS
- a CDS encoding DUF4279 domain-containing protein → MVEFSITGDYSEDVLNTITDSLGVTPNITYLKGDIIKRNNRKRIESCWEINTGYEESYDINDQIYKILPLIYNKREILKDLMVNYNLQCLLMIVISIENNKKPKIHLKRDVIEFMNDIKSEIDFDIYDCYSLENLSKPT
- a CDS encoding hemerythrin domain-containing protein; the protein is MNTIDILVSEHDNIKRVIKIVRKVCFDIINGMEVPYEDFYGIIDFIRNYADKYHHGKEEDMLFKDMLDELKDTIGEGPIQGMFIEHDYGRNYVRELEVALGSHKEGNKEAIVDIIANAGGYANLLTRHIHKEDNVMYKYATNNLKQETLNKLDVQFKDFEATQEHLDLKDKYMTFIDKLEAKYL
- a CDS encoding immunity 26/phosphotriesterase HocA family protein; this translates as MEKRLDKTKWILLINIKKGLFNMILIKMEPSRKKPKKGDVFVIQPVKDIYFFGVVIKTNIVNPEDGFINGWNLIFIYNCPSKSIEIPNDLMKNELLNPPDIVNNQGWLKGYFKTIGNISINEDDIIKDYGFQFLEKELYFTEEGKRLKRRPKICGSYGLGSYGSVSTETKKALENHPEILEGIGYEGDIILDRDIDLLEKDEIFTGENLIKVKKVLDTYSNNLKKLGDNPSQKDIMKCVEKVVKDFNKLDEEEDYFIETMEREELCDSIHKLAKLTGLEIDEDITEEWREW